TGGATCATCCGCGCATCAAGATCACCGATTTCGAGGCCCGTGTCGGCACGCGCTACACGGCCCAAACGCTGGGCGCGCTGTTTCGCAATTACCCGGACGTGGATTTCATCTGGCTGATGGGGGCGGACAATCTGGCCAGCTTCCACCGATGGGATCGCTGGGTGTCGATCATGGCGAGCCTGCCCGTCGGCGTGATCGCGCGCCCCGGGGATCGGATCTCGGCGCGGCTGTCACCGGCGGCCAACCGCTTCCGGCAGGCCCAGTTGCGCGGGCGGGACAGTCACTTCCTGCCTTGGGCCACGCCCCCGGCCTGGTGTTTCATCAACGTGCCGATGGTGGATGTATCGTCGACCGCGATCCGGGCGAAAGGGGCGTGGGGCTAGGGCGCAGCCAGAGGCCTGCGAGGCCTGATACGATCAGCAGGCCAAGGCCGGCGAGCGCGAATGTATCGGGCAGATCGCCGAACAGGGCAAAGCCAAGCACCGTGGCTGCGACAAGCTGGAAATAGACGAAGGGCGCAAGCCGCGTGGCCGGGGCCATGCGGTAGACGACGACCAGCAGCAGGTTTCCAGCCATGCTCGCCAGCGCCGAAAGTAGCGCAAGCGCCGCGACGGGGGCGCTCGCTTGGGGAAGATGCGCCAGTCCCACAGGGGCCAACACCAGCGCGCCGATGAGCAGTTGCGAAAACAGCAGCCCGCGCGGGCGCGCGACGCTTGCGAGCCAGCGGTTTGCGGTGAGGAAGGCTCCGTAGAAACAGCCCGCCAGCAGCGCAAAGCCAAGGCCCTCGCGCATGCCAAAGCCCGGTTTCACCACGAGCAGCACGCCAAGGAAGCCCACCGACAGCATGGAAATCCTCGCGGCCTCGGGGCGCTCTTTTAGCAGCCAGACCGACAAGGCATAGGAGATCGCGGGGCCGATGAAGAAGGCGCCGAAGACATTGGGCAGAGGCTCTGTCGCGAGAGCGGTCAGGATGCTGCAGATGCCGCCCACGATCAGCAGCCCCCGCAGCCAGATGCGCCAGTCCGCAAGCAGGGCGGGGGTGAAAGCGGAGCCGAGGAAGGGCAGCATCGCCAGCGCGCCGAGCGCAAAGCGGCTCCAGGCCACGAACCAGGGGCTCGCCCCGTGCTGGGAGATCAGCAGCTTGCCCGCGCTGTCGCCCAGCGGGATCAGGGACATGGCCAGGAGCATGAGGAGGGCGGCGCGGATCATGGCGCGACGCTAGCCTGCGCCTTGGGCAAAGAAAAGTGATCAATGCGGGCTTGCAGGGCAGGGGCGGGCTGGCGTTTACTCCGCCCCATGAGCCACCCGATTTCCCGCCGTTTCTTCCTTGGTGCCGCGCTGTCGGGCGTTGCAACGCAAGCCTTTGCCAATGCGCCGGTCACGAGCCTGCGCCCGTTGCCGCGTGGAAGCGCGCCCGGGGCCGGGTTGGTGCCGAGCGCGGAAGCCCTGATCAAGGCGTCCAAGATTGGCGGCGAGGTTGGTTTCATGGCGCTGGACAGCGCCACGGGCGAGGTTTTGGAGGTCCACAAGCCGCTGTTGGCGCTGCCCCCGGCGAGTGTCGCCAAATCGCTCACCGCGCTCTATGCGCTGGACGCCTTGGGGGCGGAGCACCGGTTCCGCACGCAGGTGCTTGCGACGGGGCCGCTGGAGGGCGGGCGGCTGGCGGGCGATCTGATCCTCGCGGGCGGCGGCGATCCGCTGCTGAACACCGACGATCTGGGCGTTCTGGTGGATGCGTTGAAAGCGGCCGGCCTGCGCGAGGTGGCGGGGGCGTTCTACGTCTACTCCGGCGCGCTGCCCTTCGTGCCGCGGATCGATGCCGGCCAGCCCGATCATCTGGGCTACAACCCGGCGGTGTGCGGGCTGAACCTGAATTTCAACCGCGTGCATTTCGAATGGAAGCGCGCAGGCGGCAGCTATGCTGTATCGATGGATGCGCGCGCCAAGCGTTATAACCCCGCGGTTTCCATTGCCAAGATGCGCGTGGTGGATCGCAACGCGCCGATCTACACCTATGCCGCGCAAGGCAGCGAAGATCACTGGACGGTGGCGCGCGGTGCGCTCGGCAATGGCGGCGCGCGCTGGCTGCCGGTGCGCAGCCCGGCGCTTTATGCGGGCGAGGTGTTTCGCACCATCGCGGCCTCGCAAGGGCTGAAGCTTGCGGAAGCGGCCCCGCTCGACGCCCTGCCTGCGGGAACGGTTGCGCTGGCCGAGCAGGCGGGCGCACCGCTGCAGGACGTGCTGCGCGGGATGCTGAAGTATTCGACCAACATCACGGCGGAAAGCGCCGGACTGGCGGCCAGCGTGGCACGCGGTGCCGCGCCTGCGGATCTGGTGCAGAGCGCGGCGGCGATGTCGAGCTGGCTGAACGCAGGCCTTGGCGCGCGTCATGCGGCGCTGGTGGATCACTCGGGGCTGGGCGATGCCTCGCGCATCTCCGCGCGCGACATGGTGAAGGCGATGCAGAACGCGCCCGCGGGCCAGCTGCGCCCGCTGCTGAAGGAGATCCCGATCCGCACCGAAAGAAACGAGATCATCAAGGGCCACCCCGTCCGCATCGAGGCCAAGACGGGCACGCTCAATTTCGTCTCCGCATTGGCGGGCTATGCGACGACGCGCAAAGGGCGCGATCTGACCTTCGCGATCTTCACCGCCGATCTGAACCGCCGCGACGCGATCCCGCTGGAAGCGCGCGAGCGGCCCGAGGGCGGGCGCGAATGGGCGCGGCGCTCCCGGCGGCTGCAACAGGCGCTGATCTTGCGCTGGGCGACGATCTACGACACCGCCTGAGCGCAGGCTTGGCTTGGCTTTCCCTAGGCTTTCCCCTAGGCGAAGCCCGCGAAAGCTGCCAAGCTTGATCCATCCAAGAGGGAGGATCATCGATGCCACAGATTGCCGCCGGAACCCCGCTTCAGACCGTGATCACGACCTTCGAGGTCACGCCCGGATCCTGTCAGGATCTGCTGGACCACCTTCAGGACGCCTATGACAACGTGATCCGCCACCAGCCGGGCTTCATTGCCGCCGGGCTGCATGTGAACGACGCGCAGACGCGGATCGCGAATTATTCGCAATGGCAGCGGCGGGAGGATTTTCAGGCCATGCTGCGCACCGAGGAGATGCGCAAGCGCAACCGGGTGATCAACGACATCTGCAAGAGCTTTGAGCCGGTGATGTATGAGGTGATGCACAGCTTCGGCTGACGCCGAAGCGCGTGCGGGCGAGGGGGCTCTGCCCCCCGTCCCTTGCGGGACTCCCCCCGAGGTATTTTCCGCGAGAGGAAAGGGGGATCAGGGCGCGCTATCGCTGGGGGCGACGCTGGCAAGGTAATCGGAGAAGCTTTTGCCGGGTTCGTCGCGGAAGCGGGCGGAGGTGAGTTCGACGGTTTCCATGCGGTCGGTGCGGAAGCTGCGAAAGGCCTTGCGGCGTTCGCACCAGGCCGGGCAGGTCCAGACGCGGCCCCAGTATTCCAGCTGCAAAGGGCGGATCATGCGCTGGCTGCTGCGCCCGGCTTCATCGCGGTAGACGAGCCAGATCTTGCGCTTCTGCCGGATCGCCTGCCGCAGAAGGGGCATGTGCTGAAAGCCGCCCTCGGCCTCGGCGAAGGGGTAGACGGCCATGCCCCAGCCTTCCGGCGGGGCATGGCGGTGTTCGGGGACGATGCTTTCGATCTTGGCGGCGAGGCTTTTGGCCCCTGCCTGCAGATCGCGGTCGGCGGCGCGGCGCACCACCTCAAGGCCGAGGTGCAGCGCTTCGAGTTCCACCGCGGTGAGGTTCAGCGGCGGCAGGCTGATCGGGGCCGTCATCATGTAGCCGACGCCGCGTTCGCCCTCGATGGGCAGGCCTGAGCCGGCGAGCGTGTCCATGTCGCGGTAGATGGTGCGTTCGGAGACGGAGAGCGCCTCGGCGAGATCACGCGCGCGGTGCAGCCGCCCGTCGCGCAGGATCTGGATCAGCTCGAAGAGCCGATCGGTGCGCCGGATGGCGCTGCTCCGCCCGCCGCCCATCGTTAGGCGCTCATCGCCTGTTGCACCGTTTCGTGCCGCATGGTGACGCTGCCTTCCGCGATGGCGGAAAGGAAGGGCGCGACGCCGGGCTCTGTCATGATCCGGGCGGCCGCCGCTTGTGCCGTGGCCATGTCCTGCCATTCGATCACATCGCTCCAGCTGCCATCCGCGCCTTTGGTGAGGCGGCGGTTGCGGAAGCCTGAGCTGGCGGCAAGGAAGGGGCGCAGGGCGCTGGCAGCCGTGAGGAAGGCGGCGTCGCTCGTGCCTTCGGTGAGGCGGAAGGTGACGATTTCGAGCACCGGCGAATCATCATGGGCTTCGCGAGTGTCTGCTGCCTGGCGGCTGGTTTGGGCTGTGGTCATCGCGAATCTCCTTGTTTCGTTGATGGATGGCCGGTGTACCCGCTCACAACTGACACAAACCTGTCAGTTGAGTGATAGTAGAAACCGGGCTGAAAGCCAAGAAAACAGGGGCGAATGCGGCGTTTTGGGTATTTCCTCTTCCCCCGCGAAGCGCTACCTCTGTGTGACCTGATATTTCGCGCGCCCCGCCCGGCGCGCCGCCTGTGGAGGACATCACATGCTCAACAACATCGGCCTTCCCGGCCTGCTTCTCATCGCCGTCGTCGTTCTGGTTCTTTTCGGCCGCGGCAAGATCTCTTCGCTGATGGGCGAAGTGGGCAAGGGCATCACCTCGTTCAAGAAGGGCGTCGCCGAAGGCCAGGAGGAGCTGGAAGACAGCACCAAACAGGCGCGCGACATCACGCCCGAGGAAGACAAGGAAAAGGACAAGGCGTAAGCCTGTCCGCGGGATCGCAGCCACATGTTAGACCTTGGTTGGAGCGAGCTTCTGCTCATCGGCATCGTCGCGTTGATCGTGGTGGGGCCGAAGGACCTGCCGGTGATGTTTCGCCAGTTGGGCCGGTTCACCGGCAAGGCCCGCGCGATGGCGCGCGATTTCCAGCGCGCCATGAACGAGGCCGCTGACGAGGCCGGCGTGAAAGATGTGGCGAGCGATCTGAAGAACGCGACCTCTGCCAAGAAGCTGGGGCTCGACAAGCTGAAGGATGCCGCCTCGGAGTTCGAGAAATGGCAGCCCGGCGATGCGAAAGTGGCCAAGGACGGCGTGGAAAAACCGCGCGGCCCGGAAACCGCGAAGATGACGGAAGAGCGCGCCGAGCAGGCCCGGCTGATCCGCGAGCGCAGCGCGCAAGTGGCCAGCGATCGCATCGCGAAGGAAAAGGCGGCTGAGGCTGCCGCGGCGGAGACGCCGGCTTCTGAGCCGCCCGCCGCCGAGACCCCGGCTCCCGAAACGCCCGCTTCGGACAAGACCACATGAGCACTGACGAGATCGAAGATTCCTCCGCCCCGCTGATCGAGCATCTCGCGGAGCTGCGCACCCGGCTGATCCGCTCCGTGATCGCCTTCATCATCGGCATCGTGCTGGCCTTCACCGTGGCCGAGCCGATCCTGCAGTTCCTGCTGGCGCCGATTGAGGCCACGCTGCGCGAGCTGGGCGATCCTTCCCCGACGCTGCAATATACCTCGCCGCAGGAATACCTCTTTACCTTGTTCCGCATCTCCATGGTGTTCGGCTTTGCGCTGGCCTTCCCGGTGATCGCGCATCAGATGTGGCGCTTCATCGCGCCGGGGCTCTACAAGAGCGAGAAGAACGCCTTCCTGCCCTTCATCGTCGCCTCGCCGCTCATGTTTATGCTCGGCGCGTCCTTTGCCCATTTCGTGGTGACACCGCTGGCGATGGCCTTCTTTCTTGGCTTTGCCGATGTTTCCTCGATCTTTGCCGATCTGCTGGCCGGCACGGTGGAGAACCTGCCCACCGATGCTGCTGTGGTGCCGGAGACGGCGGAAGGGGTGACGATCACCTTCTTCGGGAAGGTCAATGAATCCCTTGATATCACACTGAAATTCATCATGGCCTTCGGGTTGTGCTTCCAGCTGCCGGTACTGCTGACGCTGATGGGCAAGGCCGGGCTCGTTACCGCGCGTGGGCTGGGCAAGGTGCGCAAATACGCGATGGTCGGCATCCTTGTGCTGGCCGCTCTGGTGACGCCGCCGGATGTGACGACGCAGCTTATCCTTTTCGTGGTGGTCTACGGGCTCTACGAGATTTCGATCCAGCTCGTGCGCTGGGTGGAGAAATCGCGCGAGAAGAAGCTGAAGGCAGAGGGCCTGTGGGATGAGGACATCCACGGCGAAGGGGCGTTCGACGATGAATGACGCCGCGCTGGAGCGCATCGCCGAGGCGCTGGAGCGGCTGCGCCCGGCGCCCATGGCTGCGCCGGATTTCGCCGCCGCCGAGGCTTTCGTCTGGCACGTGGGCCCGGATCGCCTTGCGCCCGTGGCCAAGGTCAACCGGGTGGATCTGTCGCTGCTCGTGGGGGTGAACCGCTCCCGCGATACGCTTCTGGAGAACACGCTGCAGTTCGCACGGGGCCTTCCGGCCAACAATGCGCTTCTGTGGGGGGCACGCGGGATGGGGAAATCCTCGCTCGTGAAGGCGGTCCACGCGGAAGTGCTGCGGCAGGGGCTGCCTTTGAAGATCGTGGAGGTTCAGCGCGAGGATCTGCCGTCCATCGGGCGGCTTTTGAACATCCTGCGCGAAGCCGAGGCCCGCTTCATCCTGTTCTGCGATGATCTTTCCTTCAGCCACGACGATCAGCATTACAAATCGCTCAAGGCGGTGCTCGATGGTGGCATCGAAGGGCGGCCGGAGAACGTGGTGTTCTACGCCACCTCCAACCGTCGCCACCTGATGCCGCGCGACATGATCGAGAACGAACGCGCCAGCGCGATCAGCCCGTCGGAAGCCACCGAGGAGAAGGTCTCGCTGTCGGATCGCTTCGGGCTCTGGCTCGGGTTCCACCCCTGCACGCAGGATGAATACCTCGACATGATCCGCGGCTATTGTGCGGAATATGGCGTTGAGATCGACGAAGAGACGCTCTGGGCCGAGGCCATC
The sequence above is drawn from the Pseudoruegeria sp. SHC-113 genome and encodes:
- a CDS encoding nicotinate-nucleotide adenylyltransferase, which codes for MRTGFPMAGQGQKIGLLGGSFDPPHAGHLHISKAALTRFGLDQVWWLVSPGNPLKARGPAPLEKRMAACRALVDHPRIKITDFEARVGTRYTAQTLGALFRNYPDVDFIWLMGADNLASFHRWDRWVSIMASLPVGVIARPGDRISARLSPAANRFRQAQLRGRDSHFLPWATPPAWCFINVPMVDVSSTAIRAKGAWG
- a CDS encoding DMT family transporter; protein product: MIRAALLMLLAMSLIPLGDSAGKLLISQHGASPWFVAWSRFALGALAMLPFLGSAFTPALLADWRIWLRGLLIVGGICSILTALATEPLPNVFGAFFIGPAISYALSVWLLKERPEAARISMLSVGFLGVLLVVKPGFGMREGLGFALLAGCFYGAFLTANRWLASVARPRGLLFSQLLIGALVLAPVGLAHLPQASAPVAALALLSALASMAGNLLLVVVYRMAPATRLAPFVYFQLVAATVLGFALFGDLPDTFALAGLGLLIVSGLAGLWLRPSPTPLSPGSRSTIHPPSAR
- the dacB gene encoding D-alanyl-D-alanine carboxypeptidase/D-alanyl-D-alanine-endopeptidase, with protein sequence MSHPISRRFFLGAALSGVATQAFANAPVTSLRPLPRGSAPGAGLVPSAEALIKASKIGGEVGFMALDSATGEVLEVHKPLLALPPASVAKSLTALYALDALGAEHRFRTQVLATGPLEGGRLAGDLILAGGGDPLLNTDDLGVLVDALKAAGLREVAGAFYVYSGALPFVPRIDAGQPDHLGYNPAVCGLNLNFNRVHFEWKRAGGSYAVSMDARAKRYNPAVSIAKMRVVDRNAPIYTYAAQGSEDHWTVARGALGNGGARWLPVRSPALYAGEVFRTIAASQGLKLAEAAPLDALPAGTVALAEQAGAPLQDVLRGMLKYSTNITAESAGLAASVARGAAPADLVQSAAAMSSWLNAGLGARHAALVDHSGLGDASRISARDMVKAMQNAPAGQLRPLLKEIPIRTERNEIIKGHPVRIEAKTGTLNFVSALAGYATTRKGRDLTFAIFTADLNRRDAIPLEARERPEGGREWARRSRRLQQALILRWATIYDTA
- a CDS encoding antibiotic biosynthesis monooxygenase family protein gives rise to the protein MPQIAAGTPLQTVITTFEVTPGSCQDLLDHLQDAYDNVIRHQPGFIAAGLHVNDAQTRIANYSQWQRREDFQAMLRTEEMRKRNRVINDICKSFEPVMYEVMHSFG
- a CDS encoding helix-turn-helix transcriptional regulator, translated to MRRTDRLFELIQILRDGRLHRARDLAEALSVSERTIYRDMDTLAGSGLPIEGERGVGYMMTAPISLPPLNLTAVELEALHLGLEVVRRAADRDLQAGAKSLAAKIESIVPEHRHAPPEGWGMAVYPFAEAEGGFQHMPLLRQAIRQKRKIWLVYRDEAGRSSQRMIRPLQLEYWGRVWTCPAWCERRKAFRSFRTDRMETVELTSARFRDEPGKSFSDYLASVAPSDSAP
- a CDS encoding twin-arginine translocase TatA/TatE family subunit, whose translation is MLNNIGLPGLLLIAVVVLVLFGRGKISSLMGEVGKGITSFKKGVAEGQEELEDSTKQARDITPEEDKEKDKA
- the tatB gene encoding Sec-independent protein translocase protein TatB, with amino-acid sequence MLDLGWSELLLIGIVALIVVGPKDLPVMFRQLGRFTGKARAMARDFQRAMNEAADEAGVKDVASDLKNATSAKKLGLDKLKDAASEFEKWQPGDAKVAKDGVEKPRGPETAKMTEERAEQARLIRERSAQVASDRIAKEKAAEAAAAETPASEPPAAETPAPETPASDKTT
- a CDS encoding twin-arginine translocase subunit TatC is translated as MSTDEIEDSSAPLIEHLAELRTRLIRSVIAFIIGIVLAFTVAEPILQFLLAPIEATLRELGDPSPTLQYTSPQEYLFTLFRISMVFGFALAFPVIAHQMWRFIAPGLYKSEKNAFLPFIVASPLMFMLGASFAHFVVTPLAMAFFLGFADVSSIFADLLAGTVENLPTDAAVVPETAEGVTITFFGKVNESLDITLKFIMAFGLCFQLPVLLTLMGKAGLVTARGLGKVRKYAMVGILVLAALVTPPDVTTQLILFVVVYGLYEISIQLVRWVEKSREKKLKAEGLWDEDIHGEGAFDDE
- a CDS encoding ATP-binding protein; the protein is MNDAALERIAEALERLRPAPMAAPDFAAAEAFVWHVGPDRLAPVAKVNRVDLSLLVGVNRSRDTLLENTLQFARGLPANNALLWGARGMGKSSLVKAVHAEVLRQGLPLKIVEVQREDLPSIGRLLNILREAEARFILFCDDLSFSHDDQHYKSLKAVLDGGIEGRPENVVFYATSNRRHLMPRDMIENERASAISPSEATEEKVSLSDRFGLWLGFHPCTQDEYLDMIRGYCAEYGVEIDEETLWAEAIEWQATRGSRSGRVAWQYFTDLAGRRGVSLS